Proteins encoded in a region of the Oryctolagus cuniculus chromosome 10, mOryCun1.1, whole genome shotgun sequence genome:
- the DHX30 gene encoding ATP-dependent RNA helicase DHX30 isoform X5 translates to MPPTSWRQLNPENIRPGGPGGLSRSLGREEEEDEEEELEEGTIDVTEFLSMTQQDSHNPLRDSRGGSFEMTDDDSAIRALTQFPLPKNLLAKVIQIATSSSTAKNLMQFHTVGTKTKLSTLTLLWPCPMTFVAKGRRKAEAENKAAALACKKLKSLGLVDRNNEPLTHAMYNLASLRELGETQRRPCTIQVPEPILRKIETFLNHYPVDSSWISPELRLQGDDILPLSKDSGPLSDPITGKPYVPLSEAEEVRLSQSLLELWRRRGPVWQETPQLPVDPHRDTILNAIEQHPVVVISGDTGCGKTTRIPQLLLERYVTEGRGARCNVIITQPRRISAVSVAQRVSHELGPSLRRNVGFQVRLESKPPARGGALLFCTVGILLRKLQSNPSLEGVSHVIVDEVHERDVNTDFLLILLKGLQRLNPALRLVLMSATGDNERFSRYFGGCPVIKVPGFMYPVKEHYLEDILVKLGKHQYPHRHRHHESEDECALDLDLVTDLVLHIDACGEPGGILCFLPGWQEIRGVQQRLQEALGLHESKYLILPVHSNIPMMDQKAIFQQPPAGVRKIVLATNIAETSITVNDIVHVVDSGLHKEERYDLKTKVSCLETVWVSRANVIQRRGRAGRCQSGFAYHLFPRSRLEKMVPFQVPEILRTPLENLVLQAKIHMPEKTAVEFLSKAVDSPNIKAVDEAVILLQEIGVLDQREYLTTLGQRLAHISTDPRLAKAIVLAAIFRCLHPLLVVVSCLTRDPFSSSLQNRAEVDKVKALLSHDSGSDHLAFVRAVAGWEEVLRWQDRSSRENYLEENLLYAPSLRFIHGLVKQFSENIYEAFLVGKPSDCTLPSAQCNEYSAEEELVKGVLMAGLYPNLIQVRQGKVTRQGKFKPNSVTYRTKSGNILLHKSTINREATRLRSRWLTYFMAVKSNGSVFVRDSSQVHPLAVLLLTDGDVHIRDDGRRATISLSDSDLLRLEGDSRTVRLLRELRRALGRMVERSLRSELAALPPSVQQEHGQLLALLAELLRGPCGSFDVRKTADD, encoded by the exons ATGCCCCCCACTTCCTGGCGGCAGCTGAATCCTGAGAACATTCGGCCAGGGGGACCAGGTGGCCTGTCCCGCTCCTTGGGtcgggaggaagaggaagatgaagaggaaGAGCTAGAAGAGGGGACCATTGATGTTACTGAATTCCTGTCCATGACCCAGCAGGACTCCCACAACCCACTCAGGGACTCAAG GGGGGGGTCCTTTGAAATGACAGACGATGACAGTGCTATTAGGGCTTTGACCCAGTTTCCGCTTCCCAAGAACCTCCTGGCCAAGGTGATTCAGATTGCAACGTCCTCCTCCACAGCTAAG AACCTCATGCAGTTCCATACTGTGGGCACCAAGACCAAGCTGTCTACACTCACCCTGCTCTGGCCTTGTCCTATGACCTTTGTTGCCAAAgggcgccgcaaagcagaggcTGAGAATAAGGCAGCAGCCTTGGCCTGCAAGAAGCTGAAG AGCCTGGGCCTGGTGGACAGGAACAACGAGCCGCTTACCCATGCCATGTACAACCTGGCCTCCCTGCGGGAGCTGGGCGAGACCCAGCGGCGGCCGTGTACCATCCAGGTGCCGGAGCCCATCCTCCGCAAGATAGAGACCTTCCTGAATCAC TATCCTGTGGACAGTTCGTGGATCTCTCCAGAGCTGCGGCTGCAGGGCGACGACATTTTGCCCTTGAGCAAGGACTCTGGGCCCCTGAGTGACCCTATCACGGGCAAGCCCTACGTGCCtctgtcagaagcagaggaagtgcGGCTGAGCCAGAGCCTGCTGGAGCTGTGGCGGCGGCGAGGACCAGTCTGGCAAGAGACCCCTCAGCTACCTGTAGACCCCCATCGGGATACCATCCTCAATGCTATTGAACAGCACCCGGTGGTGGTCATTTCCGGGGACACTGGCTGTGGGAAGACCACGCGCATCCCGCAGCTGCTGCTGGAGCGCTATGTGACAGAGGGCCGTGGCGCCCGCTGCAATGTGATCATTACCCAACCTCGCCGCATCTCGGCTGTGTCCGTGGCCCAGCGGGTCAGCCATGAACTGGGCCCTTCCTTGCGCCGGAATGTGGGCTTCCAGGTGCGGTTAGAAAGCAAGCCCCCAGCCCGAGGTGGAGCACTGCTCTTCTGTACCGTGGGCATCCTGCTGCGGAAGCTGCAGAGCAACCCCAGCCTGGAGGGCGTGAGCCACGTCATTGTGGACGAGGTGCACGAGCGGGATGTGAACACGGACTTCCTGCTCATTCTGCTCAAGGGCCTGCAGCGGCTCAACCCGGCCCTGCGGCTGGTGCTCATGAGCGCCACGGGCGACAATGAGCGCTTCTCCCGCTATTTTGGTGGCTGCCCCGTCATCAAGGTGCCTGGATTCATGTACCCTGTCAAGGAGCACTACCTGGAAGACATCCTGGTCAAGCTGGGCAAGCACCAGTACCCGCACCGGCACCGGCACCATGAG TCGGAGGATGAATGCGCGCTTGATTTGGACCTCGTGACTGATCTGGTTCTGCACATCGACGCCTGTGGGGAACCAG GTGGGATCCTGTGCTTCCTGCCTGGATGGCAGGAGATCAGAGGAGTGCAGCAACGCCTCCAGGAGGCCCTGGGCTTGCACGAGAGCAAGTACCTCATCCTGCCAG TGCACTCCAACATCCCCATGATGGACCAGAAGGCCATATTCCAGCAGCCTCCAGCAGGGGTGCGCAAGATTGTCTTGGCCACCAATATTGCCGAGACCTCCATCACGGTCAATGACATTGTACATGTGGTGGACAGCGGTCTGCACAAGGAGGAACGCTACGACCTGAAGACCAAG GTGTCCTGCTTGGAGACTGTGTGGGTGTCGAGAGCAAACGTGATCCAGCGTCGGGGCCGGGCAGGCCGCTGCCAATCAGGCTTTGCCTACCACTTGTTCCCACGGAGCCGGCTGGAGAAAATGGTCCCTTTCCAAGTGCCGGAGATCCTGCGCACACCTCTGGAGAACCTGGTGCTGCAAGCCAAGATCCACATGCCTGAGAAGACG GCAGTCGAGTTCCTCTCGAAGGCTGTGGACAGTCCAAACATCAAGGCGGTAGATGAGGCTGTGATCTTGCTCCAGGAGATCG GGGTGCTGGACCAGCGAGAGTACCTGACCACCTTGGGGCAGCGTCTGGCCCACATCTCTACTGACCCGCGGCTGGCCAAGGCTATCGTACTAgctgccatcttccgctgcctgcACCCACTGCTAGTGGTGGTTTCCTGCCTCACCCGGGACCCTTTCAGCAGCAGCCTGCAGAACCGGGCAGAGGTGGACAAG GTGAAGGCATTGCTGAGCCATGACAGCGGCAGCGACCACTTGGCCTTTGTGCGGGCTGTAGCCGGCTGGGAGGAGGTGCTGCGTTGGCAGGACCGCAGCTCCCGGGAGAACTACCTAGAGGAAAACCTGCTCTACGCACCCAGCCTGCGCTTCATCCATG GGCTCGTCAAGCAGTTCTCGGAGAACATTTACGAGGCTTTCCTGGTGGGGAAGCCGTCAGACTGCACGCTGCCCTCTGCCCAGTGCAATGAGTACAGTGCGGAAGAGGAGCTGGTGAAGGGCGTGCTGATGGCTGGTCTCTATCCCAACCTCATCCAG GTGAGGCAGGGCAAAGTGACCCGACAGGGGAAGTTCAAGCCCAACAGTGTCACTTACAGGACCAAATCAGGCAACATCCTGCTGCACAAGTCAACCATTAACAG GGAGGCCACAAGGTTACGGAGCCGATGGCTGACATATTTCATGGCAGTCAAGTCCAATGGCAGCGTCTTTGTCCGGGACTCCTCCCAGGTGCACCCGTTAGCTGTCTTGCTGCTGACCGATGGCGACGTGCACATCCGCG aTGATGGGCGCCGTGCCACCATCTCACTGAGTGACAGTGACCTGCTGCGGCTGGAGGGTGACTCACGCACTGTGCGGCTGCTGAGGGAGCTGCGCAGGGCCCTGGGCCGCATGGTGGAGCGGAGCCTGCGCAGTGAGCTGGCTGCGCTTCCCCCCAGTGTGCAGCAGGAGCACGGGCagctgctggcactgctggcagagcTGCTGCGAGGACCCTGTGGTAGCTTTGATGTGCGCAAGACAGCAGATGACTGA
- the DHX30 gene encoding ATP-dependent RNA helicase DHX30 isoform X4 → MAASRDLLKEFPQPKNLLNSVIGRALGISHAKDKLVYVHTNGPKKKKVTLHIKWPKSVEVEGYGSKKIDAERQAAAAACQLFKGWGLLGPRNELFDAAKYRVLADRFGSPADSWWRPEPTMPPTSWRQLNPENIRPGGPGGLSRSLGREEEEDEEEELEEGTIDVTEFLSMTQQDSHNPLRDSRGGSFEMTDDDSAIRALTQFPLPKNLLAKVIQIATSSSTAKNLMQFHTVGTKTKLSTLTLLWPCPMTFVAKGRRKAEAENKAAALACKKLKSLGLVDRNNEPLTHAMYNLASLRELGETQRRPCTIQVPEPILRKIETFLNHYPVDSSWISPELRLQGDDILPLSKDSGPLSDPITGKPYVPLSEAEEVRLSQSLLELWRRRGPVWQETPQLPVDPHRDTILNAIEQHPVVVISGDTGCGKTTRIPQLLLERYVTEGRGARCNVIITQPRRISAVSVAQRVSHELGPSLRRNVGFQVRLESKPPARGGALLFCTVGILLRKLQSNPSLEGVSHVIVDEVHERDVNTDFLLILLKGLQRLNPALRLVLMSATGDNERFSRYFGGCPVIKVPGFMYPVKEHYLEDILVKLGKHQYPHRHRHHESEDECALDLDLVTDLVLHIDACGEPGGILCFLPGWQEIRGVQQRLQEALGLHESKYLILPVHSNIPMMDQKAIFQQPPAGVRKIVLATNIAETSITVNDIVHVVDSGLHKEERYDLKTKVSCLETVWVSRANVIQRRGRAGRCQSGFAYHLFPRSRLEKMVPFQVPEILRTPLENLVLQAKIHMPEKTAVEFLSKAVDSPNIKAVDEAVILLQEIGVLDQREYLTTLGQRLAHISTDPRLAKAIVLAAIFRCLHPLLVVVSCLTRDPFSSSLQNRAEVDKVKALLSHDSGSDHLAFVRAVAGWEEVLRWQDRSSRENYLEENLLYAPSLRFIHGLVKQFSENIYEAFLVGKPSDCTLPSAQCNEYSAEEELVKGVLMAGLYPNLIQVRQGKVTRQGKFKPNSVTYRTKSGNILLHKSTINREATRLRSRWLTYFMAVKSNGSVFVRDSSQVHPLAVLLLTDGDVHIRDDGRRATISLSDSDLLRLEGDSRTVRLLRELRRALGRMVERSLRSELAALPPSVQQEHGQLLALLAELLRGPCGSFDVRKTADD, encoded by the exons CTTCTAGGGACCTATTAAAGGAATTCCCACAGCCCAAAAACCTTCTGAACAGTGTGATAGGAAGAGCTCTCGGCATCTCACATGCAAAAGACAAACTCGTCTATGTGCACACAAATGGACCGAAGAAAAAG aaagtcACCCTGCACATAAAGTGGCCCAAGAGCGTGGAGGTAGAAGGCTATGGCAGCAAGAAGATCGACGCTGAGCGGCAGGCCGCAGCTGCAGCCTGCCAGCTGTTCAAG ggctggggcctgcTGGGTCCACGCAATGAACTGTTTGATGCTGCCAAATACCGAGTGCTAGCTGATCGCTTTGGCTCGCCGGCTGACAGCTGGTGGCGCCCGGAACCCACCATGCCCCCCACTTCCTGGCGGCAGCTGAATCCTGAGAACATTCGGCCAGGGGGACCAGGTGGCCTGTCCCGCTCCTTGGGtcgggaggaagaggaagatgaagaggaaGAGCTAGAAGAGGGGACCATTGATGTTACTGAATTCCTGTCCATGACCCAGCAGGACTCCCACAACCCACTCAGGGACTCAAG GGGGGGGTCCTTTGAAATGACAGACGATGACAGTGCTATTAGGGCTTTGACCCAGTTTCCGCTTCCCAAGAACCTCCTGGCCAAGGTGATTCAGATTGCAACGTCCTCCTCCACAGCTAAG AACCTCATGCAGTTCCATACTGTGGGCACCAAGACCAAGCTGTCTACACTCACCCTGCTCTGGCCTTGTCCTATGACCTTTGTTGCCAAAgggcgccgcaaagcagaggcTGAGAATAAGGCAGCAGCCTTGGCCTGCAAGAAGCTGAAG AGCCTGGGCCTGGTGGACAGGAACAACGAGCCGCTTACCCATGCCATGTACAACCTGGCCTCCCTGCGGGAGCTGGGCGAGACCCAGCGGCGGCCGTGTACCATCCAGGTGCCGGAGCCCATCCTCCGCAAGATAGAGACCTTCCTGAATCAC TATCCTGTGGACAGTTCGTGGATCTCTCCAGAGCTGCGGCTGCAGGGCGACGACATTTTGCCCTTGAGCAAGGACTCTGGGCCCCTGAGTGACCCTATCACGGGCAAGCCCTACGTGCCtctgtcagaagcagaggaagtgcGGCTGAGCCAGAGCCTGCTGGAGCTGTGGCGGCGGCGAGGACCAGTCTGGCAAGAGACCCCTCAGCTACCTGTAGACCCCCATCGGGATACCATCCTCAATGCTATTGAACAGCACCCGGTGGTGGTCATTTCCGGGGACACTGGCTGTGGGAAGACCACGCGCATCCCGCAGCTGCTGCTGGAGCGCTATGTGACAGAGGGCCGTGGCGCCCGCTGCAATGTGATCATTACCCAACCTCGCCGCATCTCGGCTGTGTCCGTGGCCCAGCGGGTCAGCCATGAACTGGGCCCTTCCTTGCGCCGGAATGTGGGCTTCCAGGTGCGGTTAGAAAGCAAGCCCCCAGCCCGAGGTGGAGCACTGCTCTTCTGTACCGTGGGCATCCTGCTGCGGAAGCTGCAGAGCAACCCCAGCCTGGAGGGCGTGAGCCACGTCATTGTGGACGAGGTGCACGAGCGGGATGTGAACACGGACTTCCTGCTCATTCTGCTCAAGGGCCTGCAGCGGCTCAACCCGGCCCTGCGGCTGGTGCTCATGAGCGCCACGGGCGACAATGAGCGCTTCTCCCGCTATTTTGGTGGCTGCCCCGTCATCAAGGTGCCTGGATTCATGTACCCTGTCAAGGAGCACTACCTGGAAGACATCCTGGTCAAGCTGGGCAAGCACCAGTACCCGCACCGGCACCGGCACCATGAG TCGGAGGATGAATGCGCGCTTGATTTGGACCTCGTGACTGATCTGGTTCTGCACATCGACGCCTGTGGGGAACCAG GTGGGATCCTGTGCTTCCTGCCTGGATGGCAGGAGATCAGAGGAGTGCAGCAACGCCTCCAGGAGGCCCTGGGCTTGCACGAGAGCAAGTACCTCATCCTGCCAG TGCACTCCAACATCCCCATGATGGACCAGAAGGCCATATTCCAGCAGCCTCCAGCAGGGGTGCGCAAGATTGTCTTGGCCACCAATATTGCCGAGACCTCCATCACGGTCAATGACATTGTACATGTGGTGGACAGCGGTCTGCACAAGGAGGAACGCTACGACCTGAAGACCAAG GTGTCCTGCTTGGAGACTGTGTGGGTGTCGAGAGCAAACGTGATCCAGCGTCGGGGCCGGGCAGGCCGCTGCCAATCAGGCTTTGCCTACCACTTGTTCCCACGGAGCCGGCTGGAGAAAATGGTCCCTTTCCAAGTGCCGGAGATCCTGCGCACACCTCTGGAGAACCTGGTGCTGCAAGCCAAGATCCACATGCCTGAGAAGACG GCAGTCGAGTTCCTCTCGAAGGCTGTGGACAGTCCAAACATCAAGGCGGTAGATGAGGCTGTGATCTTGCTCCAGGAGATCG GGGTGCTGGACCAGCGAGAGTACCTGACCACCTTGGGGCAGCGTCTGGCCCACATCTCTACTGACCCGCGGCTGGCCAAGGCTATCGTACTAgctgccatcttccgctgcctgcACCCACTGCTAGTGGTGGTTTCCTGCCTCACCCGGGACCCTTTCAGCAGCAGCCTGCAGAACCGGGCAGAGGTGGACAAG GTGAAGGCATTGCTGAGCCATGACAGCGGCAGCGACCACTTGGCCTTTGTGCGGGCTGTAGCCGGCTGGGAGGAGGTGCTGCGTTGGCAGGACCGCAGCTCCCGGGAGAACTACCTAGAGGAAAACCTGCTCTACGCACCCAGCCTGCGCTTCATCCATG GGCTCGTCAAGCAGTTCTCGGAGAACATTTACGAGGCTTTCCTGGTGGGGAAGCCGTCAGACTGCACGCTGCCCTCTGCCCAGTGCAATGAGTACAGTGCGGAAGAGGAGCTGGTGAAGGGCGTGCTGATGGCTGGTCTCTATCCCAACCTCATCCAG GTGAGGCAGGGCAAAGTGACCCGACAGGGGAAGTTCAAGCCCAACAGTGTCACTTACAGGACCAAATCAGGCAACATCCTGCTGCACAAGTCAACCATTAACAG GGAGGCCACAAGGTTACGGAGCCGATGGCTGACATATTTCATGGCAGTCAAGTCCAATGGCAGCGTCTTTGTCCGGGACTCCTCCCAGGTGCACCCGTTAGCTGTCTTGCTGCTGACCGATGGCGACGTGCACATCCGCG aTGATGGGCGCCGTGCCACCATCTCACTGAGTGACAGTGACCTGCTGCGGCTGGAGGGTGACTCACGCACTGTGCGGCTGCTGAGGGAGCTGCGCAGGGCCCTGGGCCGCATGGTGGAGCGGAGCCTGCGCAGTGAGCTGGCTGCGCTTCCCCCCAGTGTGCAGCAGGAGCACGGGCagctgctggcactgctggcagagcTGCTGCGAGGACCCTGTGGTAGCTTTGATGTGCGCAAGACAGCAGATGACTGA
- the DHX30 gene encoding ATP-dependent RNA helicase DHX30 isoform X3, translating into MCVNPAPGGTISRASRDLLKEFPQPKNLLNSVIGRALGISHAKDKLVYVHTNGPKKKKVTLHIKWPKSVEVEGYGSKKIDAERQAAAAACQLFKGWGLLGPRNELFDAAKYRVLADRFGSPADSWWRPEPTMPPTSWRQLNPENIRPGGPGGLSRSLGREEEEDEEEELEEGTIDVTEFLSMTQQDSHNPLRDSRGGSFEMTDDDSAIRALTQFPLPKNLLAKVIQIATSSSTAKNLMQFHTVGTKTKLSTLTLLWPCPMTFVAKGRRKAEAENKAAALACKKLKSLGLVDRNNEPLTHAMYNLASLRELGETQRRPCTIQVPEPILRKIETFLNHYPVDSSWISPELRLQGDDILPLSKDSGPLSDPITGKPYVPLSEAEEVRLSQSLLELWRRRGPVWQETPQLPVDPHRDTILNAIEQHPVVVISGDTGCGKTTRIPQLLLERYVTEGRGARCNVIITQPRRISAVSVAQRVSHELGPSLRRNVGFQVRLESKPPARGGALLFCTVGILLRKLQSNPSLEGVSHVIVDEVHERDVNTDFLLILLKGLQRLNPALRLVLMSATGDNERFSRYFGGCPVIKVPGFMYPVKEHYLEDILVKLGKHQYPHRHRHHESEDECALDLDLVTDLVLHIDACGEPGGILCFLPGWQEIRGVQQRLQEALGLHESKYLILPVHSNIPMMDQKAIFQQPPAGVRKIVLATNIAETSITVNDIVHVVDSGLHKEERYDLKTKVSCLETVWVSRANVIQRRGRAGRCQSGFAYHLFPRSRLEKMVPFQVPEILRTPLENLVLQAKIHMPEKTAVEFLSKAVDSPNIKAVDEAVILLQEIGVLDQREYLTTLGQRLAHISTDPRLAKAIVLAAIFRCLHPLLVVVSCLTRDPFSSSLQNRAEVDKVKALLSHDSGSDHLAFVRAVAGWEEVLRWQDRSSRENYLEENLLYAPSLRFIHGLVKQFSENIYEAFLVGKPSDCTLPSAQCNEYSAEEELVKGVLMAGLYPNLIQVRQGKVTRQGKFKPNSVTYRTKSGNILLHKSTINREATRLRSRWLTYFMAVKSNGSVFVRDSSQVHPLAVLLLTDGDVHIRDDGRRATISLSDSDLLRLEGDSRTVRLLRELRRALGRMVERSLRSELAALPPSVQQEHGQLLALLAELLRGPCGSFDVRKTADD; encoded by the exons CTTCTAGGGACCTATTAAAGGAATTCCCACAGCCCAAAAACCTTCTGAACAGTGTGATAGGAAGAGCTCTCGGCATCTCACATGCAAAAGACAAACTCGTCTATGTGCACACAAATGGACCGAAGAAAAAG aaagtcACCCTGCACATAAAGTGGCCCAAGAGCGTGGAGGTAGAAGGCTATGGCAGCAAGAAGATCGACGCTGAGCGGCAGGCCGCAGCTGCAGCCTGCCAGCTGTTCAAG ggctggggcctgcTGGGTCCACGCAATGAACTGTTTGATGCTGCCAAATACCGAGTGCTAGCTGATCGCTTTGGCTCGCCGGCTGACAGCTGGTGGCGCCCGGAACCCACCATGCCCCCCACTTCCTGGCGGCAGCTGAATCCTGAGAACATTCGGCCAGGGGGACCAGGTGGCCTGTCCCGCTCCTTGGGtcgggaggaagaggaagatgaagaggaaGAGCTAGAAGAGGGGACCATTGATGTTACTGAATTCCTGTCCATGACCCAGCAGGACTCCCACAACCCACTCAGGGACTCAAG GGGGGGGTCCTTTGAAATGACAGACGATGACAGTGCTATTAGGGCTTTGACCCAGTTTCCGCTTCCCAAGAACCTCCTGGCCAAGGTGATTCAGATTGCAACGTCCTCCTCCACAGCTAAG AACCTCATGCAGTTCCATACTGTGGGCACCAAGACCAAGCTGTCTACACTCACCCTGCTCTGGCCTTGTCCTATGACCTTTGTTGCCAAAgggcgccgcaaagcagaggcTGAGAATAAGGCAGCAGCCTTGGCCTGCAAGAAGCTGAAG AGCCTGGGCCTGGTGGACAGGAACAACGAGCCGCTTACCCATGCCATGTACAACCTGGCCTCCCTGCGGGAGCTGGGCGAGACCCAGCGGCGGCCGTGTACCATCCAGGTGCCGGAGCCCATCCTCCGCAAGATAGAGACCTTCCTGAATCAC TATCCTGTGGACAGTTCGTGGATCTCTCCAGAGCTGCGGCTGCAGGGCGACGACATTTTGCCCTTGAGCAAGGACTCTGGGCCCCTGAGTGACCCTATCACGGGCAAGCCCTACGTGCCtctgtcagaagcagaggaagtgcGGCTGAGCCAGAGCCTGCTGGAGCTGTGGCGGCGGCGAGGACCAGTCTGGCAAGAGACCCCTCAGCTACCTGTAGACCCCCATCGGGATACCATCCTCAATGCTATTGAACAGCACCCGGTGGTGGTCATTTCCGGGGACACTGGCTGTGGGAAGACCACGCGCATCCCGCAGCTGCTGCTGGAGCGCTATGTGACAGAGGGCCGTGGCGCCCGCTGCAATGTGATCATTACCCAACCTCGCCGCATCTCGGCTGTGTCCGTGGCCCAGCGGGTCAGCCATGAACTGGGCCCTTCCTTGCGCCGGAATGTGGGCTTCCAGGTGCGGTTAGAAAGCAAGCCCCCAGCCCGAGGTGGAGCACTGCTCTTCTGTACCGTGGGCATCCTGCTGCGGAAGCTGCAGAGCAACCCCAGCCTGGAGGGCGTGAGCCACGTCATTGTGGACGAGGTGCACGAGCGGGATGTGAACACGGACTTCCTGCTCATTCTGCTCAAGGGCCTGCAGCGGCTCAACCCGGCCCTGCGGCTGGTGCTCATGAGCGCCACGGGCGACAATGAGCGCTTCTCCCGCTATTTTGGTGGCTGCCCCGTCATCAAGGTGCCTGGATTCATGTACCCTGTCAAGGAGCACTACCTGGAAGACATCCTGGTCAAGCTGGGCAAGCACCAGTACCCGCACCGGCACCGGCACCATGAG TCGGAGGATGAATGCGCGCTTGATTTGGACCTCGTGACTGATCTGGTTCTGCACATCGACGCCTGTGGGGAACCAG GTGGGATCCTGTGCTTCCTGCCTGGATGGCAGGAGATCAGAGGAGTGCAGCAACGCCTCCAGGAGGCCCTGGGCTTGCACGAGAGCAAGTACCTCATCCTGCCAG TGCACTCCAACATCCCCATGATGGACCAGAAGGCCATATTCCAGCAGCCTCCAGCAGGGGTGCGCAAGATTGTCTTGGCCACCAATATTGCCGAGACCTCCATCACGGTCAATGACATTGTACATGTGGTGGACAGCGGTCTGCACAAGGAGGAACGCTACGACCTGAAGACCAAG GTGTCCTGCTTGGAGACTGTGTGGGTGTCGAGAGCAAACGTGATCCAGCGTCGGGGCCGGGCAGGCCGCTGCCAATCAGGCTTTGCCTACCACTTGTTCCCACGGAGCCGGCTGGAGAAAATGGTCCCTTTCCAAGTGCCGGAGATCCTGCGCACACCTCTGGAGAACCTGGTGCTGCAAGCCAAGATCCACATGCCTGAGAAGACG GCAGTCGAGTTCCTCTCGAAGGCTGTGGACAGTCCAAACATCAAGGCGGTAGATGAGGCTGTGATCTTGCTCCAGGAGATCG GGGTGCTGGACCAGCGAGAGTACCTGACCACCTTGGGGCAGCGTCTGGCCCACATCTCTACTGACCCGCGGCTGGCCAAGGCTATCGTACTAgctgccatcttccgctgcctgcACCCACTGCTAGTGGTGGTTTCCTGCCTCACCCGGGACCCTTTCAGCAGCAGCCTGCAGAACCGGGCAGAGGTGGACAAG GTGAAGGCATTGCTGAGCCATGACAGCGGCAGCGACCACTTGGCCTTTGTGCGGGCTGTAGCCGGCTGGGAGGAGGTGCTGCGTTGGCAGGACCGCAGCTCCCGGGAGAACTACCTAGAGGAAAACCTGCTCTACGCACCCAGCCTGCGCTTCATCCATG GGCTCGTCAAGCAGTTCTCGGAGAACATTTACGAGGCTTTCCTGGTGGGGAAGCCGTCAGACTGCACGCTGCCCTCTGCCCAGTGCAATGAGTACAGTGCGGAAGAGGAGCTGGTGAAGGGCGTGCTGATGGCTGGTCTCTATCCCAACCTCATCCAG GTGAGGCAGGGCAAAGTGACCCGACAGGGGAAGTTCAAGCCCAACAGTGTCACTTACAGGACCAAATCAGGCAACATCCTGCTGCACAAGTCAACCATTAACAG GGAGGCCACAAGGTTACGGAGCCGATGGCTGACATATTTCATGGCAGTCAAGTCCAATGGCAGCGTCTTTGTCCGGGACTCCTCCCAGGTGCACCCGTTAGCTGTCTTGCTGCTGACCGATGGCGACGTGCACATCCGCG aTGATGGGCGCCGTGCCACCATCTCACTGAGTGACAGTGACCTGCTGCGGCTGGAGGGTGACTCACGCACTGTGCGGCTGCTGAGGGAGCTGCGCAGGGCCCTGGGCCGCATGGTGGAGCGGAGCCTGCGCAGTGAGCTGGCTGCGCTTCCCCCCAGTGTGCAGCAGGAGCACGGGCagctgctggcactgctggcagagcTGCTGCGAGGACCCTGTGGTAGCTTTGATGTGCGCAAGACAGCAGATGACTGA